DNA from Nitrospira sp.:
CTGCTGCAACCCGTCTGCTCCGGTGATCGATGGTTCCTTGCTGCGGCGAGGCCCTGCTTCTGCGGAATGGGTGGGCACTTCCCGTCCCGGCACAGTCGGTCGGTCCTGCTCGGTGAAATCTCGACAGTCGACGTGGAGGTGCCTTCCTCGGAAGTCCTTCCGACCGTAAACCGACTCGCAAAACGTGCGGACGAGAGCCGGGTCAAGTTGTGAGCCTGCCGAGGCGCGAAGGGTTCGCAGGGCCGAATGAAGCGAGTTCGATCGAGTGGTTAATGCGTCGAATACGTCCGCGATGGCGAGAATTCTGGCGGCCAAGGGGATATAGTCACCGCGGAGGCCGTAAGGATAGCCGGCTCCATCCCAGCGTTCATGATGATGGGCGATCAGGCGTGCCGGCTCGGAAAGGAATCGATAGGCACTCAGTAGTGCCGCTCCCGCTCGAGGATGGCTCTGGACCAACGCATATTCGTCCAATGTCAGGGGGGCGGCATCGCCGAGGAGTCTGCCGGGAAGAGTCAGGAGTCCGATATCGTGCAGCAGCGCTGCATAGTGCAAATCGATCAGCTGTTCTTCGGTGAATCCGAGGGCCTGGGCCAGCGGCAGTGCATAATGCGCCGTGCGCTCACCGTGTCCCCAGTGCTTCGGGAGCGATGCTTCGATTCGTCGCCCCAGTCGTCGGAGTTGAATCAGACGGATGACTTGCAACGACCTTTCCGGGAGTTGCAGCGAATCCAGTGTGGCAAGTTGCCGAGCGACTTCTGGGATGAGCTGCGTCAGGCCGTCGATCGATTTCATCGATGGATGCATGGAGTTTCTCTCCTTCGCAAAAAAAACCGAGCCCAAGTCCGTGCGGTACGGTCTTGGGCTCTGGGTTCGATACCTCTGGCCGCAATGTGGAGTGAAAATCGATAGGGACTAGCTCATCCGTGCTCTCCGCGTTTTCCCGCCATCAGCGGTTGTTTCAACACCCACATCTCATAGAGCGGAATCGCCATCATGATGAGGAAGCCCACCGTCATGAAGGTGTCACCTGTGAGCATGGTCAAGACGAAAATGGGAGAGACATAGCTGATCAACCATGGCGACAGCAAGTCAAGAATAACCCCGCCGAACGAGATCCAGGTTGTGGCCACCTTCAGTCGGTTGCTCACATTGGTGAGATAGAGCACATGCACCAGGATGATGAACACAACGGGCATCGTAAACAGGTGGAAGTGGGTGATCTCGGCGAGTTCGCGGAAGGACATCGGCTCCCCGAATGTCGCATTGGAACCTCGGTAGTGATCGGCGATTCCTTGCGGGGACAGGCCTGTCATGCTGTGAGCCCAAAAGAAGGAGAAGGTAAAGCCCGCCAGCATCAAAAAGAGAAAAAACGTGTAGACCAACCGGATATGGCGATCCGAGTCGCGGAGGCGAAAGCGAGTATTGAAGTTGCGCATGTCCGGCGGGACTCAGTTCCCGAAAATCGAGCTGAAGAACCCCTTCTCTGATTTGCGGGCGGCCGCACTGTCGCTGCCGAGTCCGATCGGCTTCAAATAGAATTCATCGACGAGCACCAAGACCCGTTTAATTCCGGCGGTCATGGAACGGACCGACATCGTGGCGCCGCTGATGTTGATGATGTCCTTATTGATGCGCACTGGATCCAAGACGGATTTGCCTTCATATTGGACGTTGAATCGTTTGGTCCGCACCTCGCTGCCGCGCGCTTCTCGAAAGACGAGGAGTTCGACATTTGAGACGAACCCCTGAGCATCCACGCCGACCATGTAAGTCATGGGTTTGTGTTTGCCGATGGTATTCTGTATGAAGGCGTAGCCATCGACCTGCGAAGCGGTTTCTCCGATATAGACTTCAAAGGAGTCCTCGGGAAATTTCCAGCCGATGCGGCTCTCGACGACGGCCTTTTTGTCCATGGGGACTCGAAGAAGTTCCTTCCTGATACGCTCGGATTTCGGGAACATCAGTTTGACCGCTTCTTCCTCGGTCAGAAAGACCTCGGCCATCGTCATTTCTTGCTCCGTCAGATAGCGTTTGAGTTCACTATCCCATATACGTTCGGCCCAGGCCGTGACCGGGGATATGGTGAAGGCGAACAGCAGCAGCAGAAGAGGCGATCGAGGGATCATGTCGGTAAGCATCCTTGTTCCTTTAACCTTGCATTGATGCGATCAACAACCTCATTAGTCGTGTCTTGCGATGGTTCTGCAGGCCACCATTTGGTGGCCTGTGTTGTTACGCCACCGCGCGCATGCCATCGTTGCCTGGTCTCCAATACGCTCACCGTCGCCACATCGTTCATTCGTTTGACGGCAACGCTCATGCGCGCGCGTTCTCGATTCCCGAAGCCTTCGCGCGCGAAGATTCCGAAGGATCGTTCCGTGAGAGGTGCGACATCCATCCAGCCTGTCTCGATCAGGCCCGCCCCTTTGTCGGAGGCAGTGATGGATTGTCCTTTCATGGTATCGAGTGCGGCATTCCAGACGGTGTCATAGGGACAAACATAATATTGCTCCCGGCTGCCGCTCAGGGAGGCGCACCCTGCCGTGGAGAGGAGGATGAGCGCTGCCATTGTTGTACGTGAGATCAACACGATCAAAACCGCCCCTTCTAGTTCACGGCGATCCCTCTCGGAGAGAAGGATCGCCTCTGTTCAGGTTAGAAATATGTGGCAGCTGACAGCACAAGAGCACCGTCGTGAATCCGCTCCCCGGTGTTCGGGTTGAAGGCCTTCGGCAGGTACTGGTAGCTGATCTTGAAGACAGCGTCCTCGACCGGACGATAGTTCAGGCCGAAGGAAATTTGCTCCATGTCGCCGAATCCTCCAGTTTTGTTATCTCGGTTCGTGTCAACCCTGTCATAACGAATGACAGCGGTAAAGGTCGAACCTTCGCCGAACCGTTTCGGCGAGAGTTTGGTCAGGAATGCCGGCATGAAATGATAGTTGGCCTGGATATAGTAGCCATTCATGCGTTGAGGGGGAATCCCTAAGCCGCCGTTTCCCGAAATTCCAGTCAATAAAGATCCGGGAGTAAGGCCCAGAGTATTGGTTTGAATCGCTCGCGAGTTTCCTCTTGCATAGGCCCAGGCGGCTTCTCCGATCAGCTCGAACGGACCACGTTGGAACGTCCAGTCTATAGCGGAGATACTGAGGGAGTTGTAATTACCATTGGGAGCAGAATTGCCATAGTAGCTTGATCCGGCTACTTCCATTCCGAGCATCGGGCTGAAGGCCACGCGACCTATCACTGCTTTCCCGTTATTAATGTCTAACCCGTCATCGGATGCGCATTTCCGTTGGCGGGTGTTCCGTGTGCCGTTTTCTTCGCTGATCCGTGGGGAGCCGTCCGAATTGTATCCACAAGGACCGGTCGTCACGTAAAATTCATAATCCAGTTTGCTCGTACGGCCTGGATAGAGAGTGCCATAAAACCCCGCCCCGGTCTCAGCCATCGTCGAAGGGATGATCAACTGGCTGACAAGCGGCCGGTCGGTCAAGTCGTTCAACGGCGAATCGTGCAGCAAGTTGAATTTGCCTAGGGGCATGAGTATGATTCCTGCCCTGATGTTGAACGGTTCGTTCACGAGATAGTCGATAGTCGCGAACTCCAGGCTGATCTCGTTGTCGCTGGTTTCTCGGATTCCATGCTCGATCTCGATCTCAGAAGCAAACTTCACATGCTCGGTAATGTCCGCGTAAATGAAAGGGACGAATCGCTGCTGGTCGAACCCGTTGGTGCCTCCGCCGTACCCGTTCTCAATGCTGGCCTGCCGTTGCGCGCGATATTGGATGTCCATATAACCGCCGACGATGGCCTTCGGAGCCGCAACAAATGGTTTGGCGTAAACCAGTCGTCCTGATCCTGTGGCGCCGAAGGATAAAGGAATTTTTTCTTCACCGGGCCGCTCGACACGGATATCCGTCATCGCCCCAGTGGCTGTAGGATACTGAACGCCTGGGGATGGCGCTTCTTCCCTTCGTTCGGCACCTCCTTCATGTCGTTCGCGTTCCTGCAATCGCTTCTCCACCGCTTCGTCGACCAACTTCTTGATATCCTCCGGGGTCATGTTTTCCGCCAACGCCGGCATGGCCGGTAGGCTGGCTAGGACCAGTGCCCCGAGGAGTGCCCGCATCTTCATGGGTATCCTCCATCCACGAGTAAGGTTAAGGTTTGACTCGGGACTCAAGGGTCTCTGGTCTGTAGAAAACGTACGTATGGGAAATCAAAACCCTGGATTGTTGCCGGCGACGAGGCCTCCTTTCACAAAAAGAATCATGTCGTGACGGTGCCCCAGCCCTCGATTGACGTGAAGGGGATCACGACGATGCGTTTGCACCGTTTGCATTTCAGCTCAAGGCCTTGTCCTCGGACCTTGGCAATGAGTTGCCCGCATTCGCAGCGAGTCTCACTACTCTGGCAAGAAGGGGACAGCGGAGTCTTGCTGGCGATCATAATGGCCGGATAGAAACGGATATAGTTTGATGAAATTGAGAACGATTATTAGTATCTCGGTAGCAGTCGGAATGTCAAGTCTGATGTTGGCCAAAATTTCAGCCGCTACTGAGATGCATTCCCGCCCCCGCTTCCCTATAATTTGTTCATGGTGCGACGTTTTCCGCGGCCGCTCTGTCTCTTGGGGATGGCATTGACGTTGTGCATTGGTTTGTCGGGATGCCTCACGGAAGCGCCGACGGTCGTTCAACCGGAAGACGGCCGGATGGTTCTCGTCGCCGGCCGTGCGATTGCCGTGATCACCGGGGAGCGGGCTCGGAAATATGGGCCTGAGGTTCGTCGGGTGGAATTGCTGCAAAGTCAGACAGGCGTCCGATACAGTGTGATGATCGGTGGAGACAATCAGACGTTTGCGTTTTTTCTTCCCGTCGGAGAGTACGAAGTCACGCGGGTGCAAATTAATGAAGGGCCGTTTCTGTCGATCGCCCAACTGGCGTCTTCGTTTTCGATCGGAGGTGAATCCATTGCCTATCTGGGAACGTGGCGATTCGGGGTCGATTCGCCGCGTTATGGGCGTATGGTACTCGTCTCGATGGTTGCCGATGATGAATTGCGGCCGCTGATCGAAGAGACGATCAGAGCACAGTATCCTGCGTTTGCGTCGGAAGCCCTGACGACGGTCGTTCCGCTCCCGGCAGAAACCATGACTCGGCTCTATGAAGTCCTGCCGTATCCTCGATACCCAAAGTATTTTCAGCGCCATGTCTGGTAGAGGTCGTCTCATGGGGATGCGGTATCGAGCTGCCATCCTAGGATGGTTCTTCATCATTCTGCTGTTTGGGGTGGGTTGTGCGGGGGGAGGTTCTCAGCTTATTCCCGTCGCTGTAAAGCGGACGCAGATGCAGATGGGGACGCTGGTGACCATCACGTCCGTTGCGCCGGATCGAAAGGTGGCCCAAGCAGCGGCCTCAGCGGGATTTCAAGAAATCAATCGTTTGGAAAAATTGCTCAGCACGTGGATCGCATCCAGCGAACTCTCACTCGTCAATGCAGCGGCCGGCAGGGAAGCCGTCGCCATCAGCCCCGATACGATGGGCGTCTTGGAGGCCTCGATCGAGGTGGCCGGGCTGACGGAGGGAGGCTTCAATATCCTCGTGGGGCCGGCGGTCGAGGCCTGGAGCGTCTTGGACCGGCAACAAATCCCGTCGGACGGGGACTTGCAGGCGGCTCGTTCCTTGACGGACCTGACGGCGCTCCACCTGAATAAATCGCAGGGAACGGCCTATTTGGCCAAGCGGGGCATGCGGGTGGATGTCGGCGGCATCGGCAAGGGGTTTGCCGCGGACAAGGCCGTAGAGGCGATGCAACGGGCCGGGGCAACCGCAGGGGTCGTGGCCCTATCGGGAGACATAAGGACGTTCGGTCAATTGCCGGGCGGTACGAAATTTCCCTTCGGTATCCGGCATCCACGGCGAGAGGAAGCGGTGCTGGCCTATGTCGATCTTCAGGATGAGGCGATTTCGACCGCGGGAGATTATGAACGGTATTTCGAGCGCGACGGAGTGCGATACCACCACATCCTTGACCCCTTGACGTTGCAGCCGGCGCGTGACTGCCAAAGTGTCACGGTGGTGGCTCGCGATGGGGTGACTGCCGATGGATTGGATACCGGGATCTTCGTGATGGGCCGAGAGCGAGGACTGGCGTTGATCGAACGGTTGCCGGGGGTAGGAGCCGTCATCGTGGATCGTGACGGCAAGGTCTGGATTTCCTCCTCTCTCAAGGGGAGGGTCCGGATAAACGACGGCAATGAATAATTCCGCGTCAGGGGAAGCCTCTTGGCCTTATCGAGCCAGTCGATAGCTGATGGGAATCTGAATCGTCATCGAGGATTTCTCGAGCGGTTGCGACAGTGCGAGCGGTGAAGCCTGTTGGAGGGTTGTCAGCGCCGCCTGGTCCAGTACGTCATGGCCGGAACTTTTGGCGACCGCGAGGGAGGTAATGTGTCCGTCTTCTTCGATCACGATCCGCACGACGACACGCCCTTCCAGACGATCCAGCCTGGCCGCAGCGGGATATTGTTTCAGTGCTTCAATCCTGCGTAGCAGGCTGTCTGCGAGCCACCCATAGTCCGGTTTCCCGGCAACCGGAGGCGCGGTGGTCGAGGGAGTGAGCGATGCCGTTTGGGCCGGAACCATTGCGCTCTGAGGCGTTTCCTGTGGGGCGAGTGAAGGGGGCGGTGTCTCGGACGCGGGAAGCGCCTCAGCCAAGGAGGAAACCGGCGTCGGCAGTGGAGGATGAGATTCGGCGGGCGTTTCCACAGGCGACGAGGTCCTTTGGTGTTGGAGGATTTGTTCGCCGGTCGATTCCGGCGATGGGGGGACAGGAACAGTACGAAGGTGCTCAAGATCAGGCTTGGCCTCTTGGGTGTGCGAGGTAAAGACTGAGTCGGCAATCTGGTGCGGAGTCGTTATGGGGGACGCGTCCGCAGGCGGTGCCTGGAGACGAGGGCTGTGTGTCGAGCTGGCCGGAACGCTGCGCTGAGCAGGTCTTGCGATTTTCGAAGGTCCGATCGACGTATTGGGGAGTGCCGGCCGTATCGGCGAAGGATTGTCAGGGCCGACGACCGTCACATCCCAATGAAAGGGGTATGTCGAGGGTGCCAGGCCGATCTTGGCCGCGAAGAGTCCGGCCAGGAAGAGGGCGCCGGCGTGCAGACAGAGCGAGACGATCCATCCGCTTGTACGTAGGCGGAGAAATTCGCCGGGCAGGCCAACAGGGCGGGCGGTCACAGCCGTACGACCTCCAGGCTGACGGACTGAAATCCCAAGCCGCGGATTTCATCCACGACTGAGACGAACCGTTCCAGCAAGGTGACTTTGTCGGCGCGCACGACGACTAATGATTCGCGCGGGTGCGCCAGCAGGACGGTCTTGAGTCCGTCCGCCGGAACGGGCTTATCATTCAGGAACAGGTCGCCGTTTGCCGTCAGGGTGACGACCACCGGCACGTCTTTACGATCCCCGGCCTCCTTCGCCTTCGCGAGATTCACCGGTATCTGGCCGGTGCTGATGAACGTCGCGGTGGTGAGGACGATGACCAGCAGCACCAGCATCACGTCCACCAACGGAATCACATTGATCTGATTGACTTCACGTTCCATGTTGGGTCCTGTACGTGGTCAGGAGTTCCGCCACGCGGCGGCGTAACACGTTGTTCATGACGACGCAGGGAATGGCGACGAGCAAACCGACGGCGGTCGCCTTCAACGCCAAGCTCAAGCCGATCATGATGGTATTGACGGCCATGGTGCCGGAGGTTCCCATCGTGTGGAAGGTCATCATGATCCCCAGGACGGTGCCCAGGAGGCCGATATAGGGCGCATTGGCTGCGACCGTGCCGATGATGACCAGTCGTTTCGTCAAGGCCATTTCAAAGGTTTGCGCGTCGGTGAATTGCGAGAGATCCACACGCCGATAGTAGAGCCACCGTTCGACCGCGACCGCCACCGACCACACGCTCAATGCGACCAGCAAGCCGATGATTCCATATTCAACCGCATTTTTCAGCGCGTCCATTCGTCGATCCTCCACCTTTCACTGTTGGTTCCTTGCGCGAAGCAACTGCATTGATCTCGTCTTGCCGTCGAGGTCTGCGCCGCACGGTCATGGGGCCTGAGCACCTCCACGGGCCGCCTCTGTACCCCGTTCATGGCCATGGTTGTTGAGGGAACAACACCGTATGGGTCGCCACCACTCGCAGGGCAATCGCCGTTCCCACCTGATAGATGCTTGAGGACGATTCGCTGCTGTGCAGGATTTGTCCGGAGGGGAGTTGGATCGTATAGACATTCTCGGACCCTTTAAATTGCCTGCCTAGAATGTGGGCAGCGGCCCCCTTGGCCGGTGTGATGTGGATGTCGTCGGGGCGAATCATCACGACCACCTTCGTGCCGGAGGGAAGATGTTGCAGATTCGGGAATTCACCGATTTCGGTGACGACGAGGTCGTTCGTCACGACGCCGGAGATGAAGTCCGCCTGCCCGACGAAATCGGCGACGAAGGGCGTGGTCGGCAGGTGGTAGATGGCTTCGGGCGTATCGAATTGTTCGAGCCTGCCGTGGTTCAAGACCGCGACACGGTCCGCCATGGCGAAGGCTTCATCGTGGTCATGGGTGACGAGAATCGCCGTCGTTTTGGTTTGCCGGAGCAGCTCATGGAGATCTTGCCGCATACGGCAAGCCATGTCGGGATCGAGGTTGCTGAAGGGTTCATCGAGCAACAGCAGCACCGGACGCGGGGCAAGCGCCCGAGCAAGCGCCACACGTTGCTGTTGGCCGCCGGACAACTCGTGGGGGTACCGCTGTTCCAAACCACGTAACCCGGTGAGCGTGAGGAGATCATCGATGACGGCCTTCTGTTGAGTCCGTGGCAGATGGCTGAGGCCGAAGGCGATGTTTTTCTCGACCCGCAAATGCGGAAACAAGGCGTATTCCTGAAAGACCATACCGATGTGCCGCTGTTCCGTCGGGATCGTCGTGTCCCTCGAAGAGACGAGTTGTCCGGAGAGCGCGATGCTGCCGGCAATGACCCGCTCGAATCCTGCGATCGCTCGAAGGATGGTGGTCTTGCCGCATCCGGACGGGCCAAGGAGGCAGAGGATTTCCCCCTGCTGGACCGTGAACGTGATCTGTTCGACGGCCGGCTTATTCGGTTCGTAGGCACAGGAGACCTCGCGCAGTTCGAGGACGGGCGATCGCGCAGCGGCGAGATCGACGGTGTCGGGCGTCGTGGAGGCAGTCTGGGACTGCTGTTCGTCGGTTTTCACTCGATTCACGGAATTCACGTGACGACCTCCTGATGACGCCCTCGCCAATCCTTCGACACCAGCAGCATCAGTGCCGGAAGACTCAGTAAGACGATCAGCAGGGCGGAAGGCGCCGCCAACTGGTAATACTCCTCACTGGCCTCCAGCCAGACGCGAATCGCCAGTGTATCAAATCCCACGGGCCGCAACAGCAAGGTGGCTGGAAGTTCCTTCATGATCTGGAGAAACATCAAGACCCATGCGGCAATGAAGCCGTTTTGAATGAGCGGGAGGGTCACCCGCCGGAGCATGCGCCGCGTCGTACAGCCCAAGGTTCGCGCCACCTCCTCTACATTGGGGGTGACCTGCTGCAGGGCCGGCTCCATGGATTGCAGTCCCACCGGGAGGAAATGCAGGACATAGGCGACGAGCAACACGACTATTGAGCCGTACAAGACAGGCGCGAAATGGGTGAAGAGCACAAGGACCGCGAGGGCGGCGACCGGACCGGGCAGGGCGTAGCCGGCATAGGCGGCTTGGAGACAGGCGATGTTGAGGCGCGAGGGGCGGCGGCTGGCGAGGTAGGCCAGCGGCAGGCCGATCAGGACGGCACCGCCGGCCGCCAGTGCGGAGAGAAAACTGCTGTTCCAGACGAAGCCGAAAAAACGCGCATCCAGCGCTCCTTGGGAAATGGCTGCGACGCTCCAATAGATCAACATGGCGGCCGGAATACCGAAGGCGGCGCCGAAGATCAGTACGACGTAGGTCATGATGAGCGCAGTTTTCAGGGCTCCTCCGCGATGCCTCGTCGATGTCCGGTATCGGCCGGAGGTTTGATAGAAGCGACTCCGCCGGCGGAACCACCGTTCCGTTACGAGAAAGACGATCGCCATCACGACCAGCAGCAAGCTCAGAATGCCGGCGGCCGTCTGGTCGTAACGGCCGGTCATTTGCTGATAGACCGCATAGGTGAGGGTTTGGTAGCGCAGCAGGGACACGGCGCCGAAATCAGAGATGACATAGAGAATCACGAGCGCGAGCCCTGCGGCAATTGCGGGACGAATGAGCGGCAGGGTGATTCGCCGGAGTGTGATCCAGGGAGACATGCCGCAGGCACGGGCCACTTCTTCAAAGGAAACATTGAGATTCAGCAACGCGCTCCGCGCGAGCAGGTAGACGAAGGGAAAGGTGTCCAGGGCCATGACCATCGTCACGCCGGTGAAACTTTGGGGAGAGACCAACCGCGCTTCCGGACCCATGAGGGCCTGCCACCATTGCTCTGCTGGGCCACCCATGCCGAAAAGGTGGGCATAGACGTAGGCCAGCACGTACGTCGGCATGGCGAGGGGGAAGACCAGTGCCCATTCCCAGATTCGACGGCCGGGAAAGTCATAACGAACCATGATCCAAGCCAAGGACAGGCCGAGGATGAACGTGATCAAGGCCACGCTTGTGGCGAGTGAAAGGGTGTTCCACAGCAGCTCCGGGATGCGGGTGGACCAGAGGCGGCTCCATGAGGCCGGCGTAGCGGTGAGGGCCACATAGATGATGTAGCAGGTGGGCAACAACAGGAACACAGCGGTGATCACGCTGACCCACTGCAACGGAGAAGGCGCGTTGAACCTCGTGGCTGTGACCATAGGTGCTGAAGAATTTAACGCAGGCCGACTTGTTCGATGAGAGTCAGAGTCGGCTCGCGCAATTCGGCGAGTCGGGCCAACGGCACAAGCGCAGCGCGGAAGCTATGCCGGTCGATGAGCGCCGGATCGGCCTTCACGTCCGGATGCAGCGGATACTCCTTATCAAGGTCGGCAAATAATTTCTGGCCGGCTTGAGCCACCAGGAATTCGATAAGGAGTTTCGCGCTCTCCACATGTTTGGAGGCACGGGTGACACCGATCCCCGCCACGTTCATGATCGCACCCATACCGCCTTCCTGTTGATCGGTCATGAGGGCCGCGATGGGCGCCGACGGCTGTGCTGCGAGATGCCGATAGATGTAGTAGTGGTTCACGAGTCCCACCGCGACCTGTCCCTTGGCCACGGCTTCCACGATCTGGGAGCTTTTCTGATACACCTGCGTGCCTGCGTTGGTCTTGAGGCCCTGGAGAAATTGTTTCGTGCGCTCGTCCCCGAACGTCGCCTTGATGACCGACACGCCAGCCTGCAGATACTC
Protein-coding regions in this window:
- a CDS encoding Metal-dependent phosphohydrolase, HD subdomain, whose protein sequence is MHPSMKSIDGLTQLIPEVARQLATLDSLQLPERSLQVIRLIQLRRLGRRIEASLPKHWGHGERTAHYALPLAQALGFTEEQLIDLHYAALLHDIGLLTLPGRLLGDAAPLTLDEYALVQSHPRAGAALLSAYRFLSEPARLIAHHHERWDGAGYPYGLRGDYIPLAARILAIADVFDALTTRSNSLHSALRTLRASAGSQLDPALVRTFCESVYGRKDFRGRHLHVDCRDFTEQDRPTVPGREVPTHSAEAGPRRSKEPSITGADGLQQHIESHFSQCLAIPLPISSSSPSRIGHCPTHPPNSRDLKLDTR
- a CDS encoding FMN-binding, producing the protein MLTDMIPRSPLLLLLFAFTISPVTAWAERIWDSELKRYLTEQEMTMAEVFLTEEEAVKLMFPKSERIRKELLRVPMDKKAVVESRIGWKFPEDSFEVYIGETASQVDGYAFIQNTIGKHKPMTYMVGVDAQGFVSNVELLVFREARGSEVRTKRFNVQYEGKSVLDPVRINKDIINISGATMSVRSMTAGIKRVLVLVDEFYLKPIGLGSDSAAARKSEKGFFSSIFGN
- a CDS encoding FAD:protein FMN transferase, whose translation is MGMRYRAAILGWFFIILLFGVGCAGGGSQLIPVAVKRTQMQMGTLVTITSVAPDRKVAQAAASAGFQEINRLEKLLSTWIASSELSLVNAAAGREAVAISPDTMGVLEASIEVAGLTEGGFNILVGPAVEAWSVLDRQQIPSDGDLQAARSLTDLTALHLNKSQGTAYLAKRGMRVDVGGIGKGFAADKAVEAMQRAGATAGVVALSGDIRTFGQLPGGTKFPFGIRHPRREEAVLAYVDLQDEAISTAGDYERYFERDGVRYHHILDPLTLQPARDCQSVTVVARDGVTADGLDTGIFVMGRERGLALIERLPGVGAVIVDRDGKVWISSSLKGRVRINDGNE
- a CDS encoding Biopolymer transport protein ExbD/TolR, whose product is MEREVNQINVIPLVDVMLVLLVIVLTTATFISTGQIPVNLAKAKEAGDRKDVPVVVTLTANGDLFLNDKPVPADGLKTVLLAHPRESLVVVRADKVTLLERFVSVVDEIRGLGFQSVSLEVVRL
- a CDS encoding Ferric siderophore transport system, biopolymer transport protein ExbB, with translation MDALKNAVEYGIIGLLVALSVWSVAVAVERWLYYRRVDLSQFTDAQTFEMALTKRLVIIGTVAANAPYIGLLGTVLGIMMTFHTMGTSGTMAVNTIMIGLSLALKATAVGLLVAIPCVVMNNVLRRRVAELLTTYRTQHGT
- a CDS encoding Ferric iron ABC transporter, ATP-binding protein, with the translated sequence MNSVNRVKTDEQQSQTASTTPDTVDLAAARSPVLELREVSCAYEPNKPAVEQITFTVQQGEILCLLGPSGCGKTTILRAIAGFERVIAGSIALSGQLVSSRDTTIPTEQRHIGMVFQEYALFPHLRVEKNIAFGLSHLPRTQQKAVIDDLLTLTGLRGLEQRYPHELSGGQQQRVALARALAPRPVLLLLDEPFSNLDPDMACRMRQDLHELLRQTKTTAILVTHDHDEAFAMADRVAVLNHGRLEQFDTPEAIYHLPTTPFVADFVGQADFISGVVTNDLVVTEIGEFPNLQHLPSGTKVVVMIRPDDIHITPAKGAAAHILGRQFKGSENVYTIQLPSGQILHSSESSSSIYQVGTAIALRVVATHTVLFPQQPWP
- a CDS encoding Ferric iron ABC transporter, permease protein, which encodes MVTATRFNAPSPLQWVSVITAVFLLLPTCYIIYVALTATPASWSRLWSTRIPELLWNTLSLATSVALITFILGLSLAWIMVRYDFPGRRIWEWALVFPLAMPTYVLAYVYAHLFGMGGPAEQWWQALMGPEARLVSPQSFTGVTMVMALDTFPFVYLLARSALLNLNVSFEEVARACGMSPWITLRRITLPLIRPAIAAGLALVILYVISDFGAVSLLRYQTLTYAVYQQMTGRYDQTAAGILSLLLVVMAIVFLVTERWFRRRSRFYQTSGRYRTSTRHRGGALKTALIMTYVVLIFGAAFGIPAAMLIYWSVAAISQGALDARFFGFVWNSSFLSALAAGGAVLIGLPLAYLASRRPSRLNIACLQAAYAGYALPGPVAALAVLVLFTHFAPVLYGSIVVLLVAYVLHFLPVGLQSMEPALQQVTPNVEEVARTLGCTTRRMLRRVTLPLIQNGFIAAWVLMFLQIMKELPATLLLRPVGFDTLAIRVWLEASEEYYQLAAPSALLIVLLSLPALMLLVSKDWRGRHQEVVT
- a CDS encoding Ferric iron ABC transporter, iron-binding protein, which produces MASSPRAILALTLVLGTLALWYVITTPAIAADKLIVYSGRAERLIKPVLDEFQSKSGIQIELLSSGTTELVNRLKAEGDHTPADVFLTNDAGSLEHARELKLLRPMNMREVERAIPPQFRAPDNSWIGLSGRFWIVVYNTKLVKPDQITSLLDLAQPQWKDKLAIPNSGSEYLQAGVSVIKATFGDERTKQFLQGLKTNAGTQVYQKSSQIVEAVAKGQVAVGLVNHYYIYRHLAAQPSAPIAALMTDQQEGGMGAIMNVAGIGVTRASKHVESAKLLIEFLVAQAGQKLFADLDKEYPLHPDVKADPALIDRHSFRAALVPLARLAELREPTLTLIEQVGLR